The following nucleotide sequence is from Halorussus caseinilyticus.
AAGCCGTGAGCGACCTGCTCGCGCCTGCGCCCGCAGAGGCGGGCGCAGACGAGGAGCGGGCGAGAGCGCGCCCGCGGGCGCGCTCTCGCCCGACCGCATCGACCGCGAGGGAGTCCGGGAGTTCTTCGACGTGAGCGAGACCGAACTGGCGGCGACCGACGCCAGCCTCGCGGACCTCGTATGCGAGCGCGTGGCCCTGCTGGACGTGGAGAAGTAAGCCGAAAGAAAGGTCGCCGACGTGTCGCCGTTCCAGCCGCGACTTCCCCGAGGAGTCAGGGAGCAGGCCTACCCTACTGTGACTCCGTGCGGGTCATTCGCCGATACGCGACGTACAGCCCGATACACGCTGTTACCAACTCGACGACAGCTTTCGTCGTCTGTAGGGCGGTCATCGCTTCGACTAAGACCACGGCTGGATAGGACGTGGTTATCGTGATGCCACCGCCGGAAGCGGTGACGTTCGACTGAATATAACACTAAAGTAAAAGTGCGACTATTTAGACTAAGTTAGTTGTCTCTACTTGAGGTTCCTACTCTCTATCGGAGAAATGTCTCTTCGAAGCTTACTGCCAAAAATGCATCAGTTGTGTGCGGTGACACAACGATGCCACGTCCTATCCACTGAAGTATACTGTTCGGCTACTAATAGGCTTTATTCTCCCGAGTCGGGAGTGAAATAACTTAAACCAGCCAGCAGGGTTACGGACTTCACGACCCTATCGAAGGACATGGCCGACGACCCGGACCCCGAGCGCGAACAGCGACACGCCCGCGAGCGCCAGCACGAGCGGACCGAGCGCGTCGAGGACATGTTCGGCGAGGCGGGGCAGATGCTCGGCGAACACAAGTACCCCGTGACCGGCGAGGAACTGGCCGCCGAGTACGCCGACCAACCCCTCGACTTGCAGAACGAGACCGAATCGCTCGGAAGCGTCTTCGACCGACTCGTGGACGAGCGATTCGAGTCGGCCGACGAAGCGCGCGAAGCGGTCTACAACGAGTTGACCGGCGAAGCGGGCGGTCCCGAGGAGTACAACGACCAGCGCGCGGTCGGCAAACTGGACGACGAGACGACCGACGACGCTAACTGAAGGGCCGACGCTCCTCACGGCGAGACGTTCCAGTTGAAACGAAGGGGTTAAATGCGAAGACGGCGGCGGTCCCGAGGAAGGCCTTTAAAACACGGGGGTTCGATTTGGCCGCGTTCTCTCTCGTTTTAGCGTAGGGAACTTCATTCTTTCGGGTCAGCGTCGATAGCGACCGTTCGGCGGGGACGCGGCAGTTTACTTCGTCCAAGTGGTCGAAAAACGAGCGCATAACAAAACCGCCAGACTCCCATCTCGGAGTGAATGACGAGTATCGCAATCGTCGTGTTGGACACCCTCCGGTACGACGCCTTCCGGGACGCGTTCGACTGGTTGGACGGCCGGTGGTTCACCGCGGCGTACTCTACTTCCCACCGGACGATTCCGGCCCAC
It contains:
- a CDS encoding DUF5789 family protein, which codes for MADDPDPEREQRHARERQHERTERVEDMFGEAGQMLGEHKYPVTGEELAAEYADQPLDLQNETESLGSVFDRLVDERFESADEAREAVYNELTGEAGGPEEYNDQRAVGKLDDETTDDAN